Part of the Geobacter pickeringii genome, GCTCCTCGCCTTCGGGGCGTACCGGGCGCCGGAGACGGTGAGGCTTGCCACCTGGCTGGCCGATTTTGACTTCACGGCCGGGATCGATCTCTCCCTCGACCCCCTGTCGCTGGTGATGACCCTCATGATCACCTTCGTCTGCGGACTGATCCACGTCTACGCCGTGGGGTACATGGCGGGGGAGGGGAGCCACGCCCGCTTCTTCGCCCTGCTCAACATCTTCGTCTTCGCCATGCTGGTGCTGGTGCTGGCGGAGAACCTGCCGCTCCTCTACCTCGGGTGGGAGGGGGTCGGCTTCTGCTCCTACGCCCTCATCGGCTTCTGGTACACCGAGACGAAGAACGCCGACGCCGGCCGCAAGGCGTTCATCACCACCCGCATCGGCGACACCGCCTTCGGCATCGGCATCGTCTGGTGCTTCCAGCTCTTCCGCACCGAGTCCATCACCCAGATCAACCAGATGGGGGGGCTCGTGCCGGCGGGGGTCGTCACGGCCCTGGGGCTCCTCTTCCTGGCCGGCGCCATGGGGAAATCGGCCCAGGTGCCGCTCATGGTCTGGCTTCCCGACGCCATGGCCGGCCCCACCCCGGTCTCGGCCCAGATCCACGCCGCCACCATGGTCACCGCCGGGGTCTACCTCATGGCGCGGATGTACCCCCTCTTCGGCGCATCGACCGTGGTCATGGCCGCCGTGGCCGTCACCGGCGCCGCCACCGCCTTTTTCGGCGCCACCTGCGCCCTGGCCCAGCGGGACCTGAAGCGGGTGCTCGCCTACTCCACCATCAGCCAGATCGGCTACATGATGCTCGGGGTCGGCTGCGGCGCCGTCACCGCCGCCACCTTCCACCTCCTGGTCCACGCCTTCTTCAAGGCGCTCCTCTTCCTCGGCGCCGGCTGCGTCATCGCCGCCATGCACCACGAGCAGGACATCTTCAAGATGGGGGGGCTGCGCACGGGGCTGCCGGTCACCTTCGGCGCCTTCCTGGCCGGCGCCCTCTGCCTCGCCGGGGTGCCGCTCACCGGCGGCTTCTTCAGCAAAGACGCCATCCTGGCGGCGGCCTGGGCGAAAGGGGGGCTCCTCTACGGCGGGCTCTACGGCGCCGGCCTCGTCACCGCCTTCATCACTGCGGTCTACACCTTCCGGATGCTCTACCTCGTCTTCGGCGGCACGGGGGAGCGCCCCCACCGCTTCCCCCGGATCATGGAGTACATGCTCCCCCCCCTGGCGCTGCTGGCGCTCTTCGGCGGCCTCCTGAACCTGCCGGAATACGTCGCGGAAGGGTGGCTCGGGCGCTTCTTCGCCACCGCTCTGAAGGATGGCGCGCCGCACCTCTCCCCCGGAGGCGAGCTGGCGCTTCAGGGGATCGCTGCCGCCGTCTCCCTGGCGGGGCTCGCCGTCGCCCACCTCCGCTACGGCGGGGCCAGAAGGCAGAAACGACTCGAAGATGCCGCCGCCGAGCCCCGGGGGATCACCGCCTTCCTCCTGAACGGCTGGTACGTCGATTCCCTCTACCGCACGCTCATCGTCCGCCCCTACGAGACCCTGGCCGGCTTCCTCTGGCGCCGGGTGGACGAAGGGGTGATCGACGACTCCCTCGACCGCCTCGCCGGGGTGACCGGTGCGGCTGGCCAGGCGCTCGGCCGGTGGAGCTGCGGGCGGGTGTCGGTCTACATTCTGAGCTTTGCGGCGGGGCTGGCGCTGATTTTGGGGTGGCTGGCGTGGGGGTGGTTGGGGTGATCACTCGGG contains:
- the nuoL gene encoding NADH-quinone oxidoreductase subunit L, translating into MKLYLTLILLLPLLGGAINALVGRTLPRRLSETLACAAVWGAFVCALLAFGAYRAPETVRLATWLADFDFTAGIDLSLDPLSLVMTLMITFVCGLIHVYAVGYMAGEGSHARFFALLNIFVFAMLVLVLAENLPLLYLGWEGVGFCSYALIGFWYTETKNADAGRKAFITTRIGDTAFGIGIVWCFQLFRTESITQINQMGGLVPAGVVTALGLLFLAGAMGKSAQVPLMVWLPDAMAGPTPVSAQIHAATMVTAGVYLMARMYPLFGASTVVMAAVAVTGAATAFFGATCALAQRDLKRVLAYSTISQIGYMMLGVGCGAVTAATFHLLVHAFFKALLFLGAGCVIAAMHHEQDIFKMGGLRTGLPVTFGAFLAGALCLAGVPLTGGFFSKDAILAAAWAKGGLLYGGLYGAGLVTAFITAVYTFRMLYLVFGGTGERPHRFPRIMEYMLPPLALLALFGGLLNLPEYVAEGWLGRFFATALKDGAPHLSPGGELALQGIAAAVSLAGLAVAHLRYGGARRQKRLEDAAAEPRGITAFLLNGWYVDSLYRTLIVRPYETLAGFLWRRVDEGVIDDSLDRLAGVTGAAGQALGRWSCGRVSVYILSFAAGLALILGWLAWGWLG